In Cryptococcus neoformans var. grubii H99 chromosome 9, complete sequence, a genomic segment contains:
- a CDS encoding carboxy-terminal domain RNA polymerase II polypeptide A small phosphatase: MPTTRTEPPTVAPAISPQNTNTAGPAHTTSIDHNTSTTDTQQPSSGLQPSILPPVATPATQNLASTTEMTKDGGAAAAQPSTAQTTLPEPGTTSTSIKPTEGEQSKGTPLGNLSRRLSNKSPSTTASSAPQTTAEKADPKPASSHTQPTTSTSKTTVNTPASRSVNGATKSKTAPTSNTTAPKAGQKKKRKRKGLAGILLALGCLSVDEFEEEPSKPSSTTASVGAGKTAGAGATTGVSTKADESAKPGSGDAGMTSGALKAPNGSVAPAPSGPSAVKTQDTTVGAEQKVDATGPTGSTVVAEGSNEADKGIVPDEQVVVPPTEPHTLPDDETAGVTSSAVQPPGGGSVLLGTPSKHVSHRESETNLGTSSNERTETSGGYSDISNSEMVDESTGQGGDELGEDYLEYDDEEDRLIEQGGIGIPVDENGNPAPLLPPIAAKHRGRKCLVLDLDETLLHSSFKGENQQLPTADYIVPVEIESQVHNVYVIKRPGVDHFLTEMAKIYEIVVFTASLSKYADPVLDMLDENRVVAHRLFRESCYNHKGNYVKDLSQLGRDIQHSIIIDNSPASYIFHPNNAVPVSTWFSDPHDSELTDLCPFLADLATVDDVRGVLDGRI, translated from the exons ATGCCCACAACGCGCACAGAGCCCCCCACTGTGGCACCAGCCATCAGTCCCCAAAACACAAACACCGCCGGACCCGCACACACAACATCCATCGACCACAACACGTCAACCACCGACACTCAGCAACCGTCCTCCGGCTTGCAACCTTCCATCCTGCCTCCTGTAGCCACTCCAGCGACACAGAATCTAGCTTCTACTACAGAAATGACCAAGGACGGAGGTGCAGCTGCAGCCCAGCCTTCCACGGCTCAGACAACTCTGCCTGAACCCGGTACAACGTCTACATCCATCAAGCCTACAGAAGGAGAGCAAAGCAAAGGTACCCCCCTGGGAAACTTGTCCCGTAGATTATCAAACAAGTCCCCATCGACTACCGCTTCCTCTGCACCCCAAACAACGGCTGAAAAAGCAGACCCAAAACCGGCTTCATCACACACTCAGCCTACCACCTCTACGTCAAAAACAACGGTTAACACGCCTGCATCCCGCAGTGTCAATGGAGCCACAAAGTCTAAGACAGCTCCTACATCGAATACAACTGCGCCCAAGGCcgggcaaaagaagaaaaggaagcgGAAGGGTTTGGCGGGCATTTTACTCGCGCTCGGATGTTTATCTGTTGATGAGTTTGAGGAGGAGCCAAGCAAACCTAGCAGCACGACTGCGAGTGTAGGGGCGGGTAAAACTGCCGGCGCTGGCGCTACAACGGGGGTGAGCACAAAAGCCGATGAGAGCGCCAAACCAGGGTCAGGTGATGCTGGCATGACCTCAGGTGCCTTGAAGGCACCGAACGGTAGCGTCGCACCTGCTCCGTCAGGCCCATCAGCAGTCAAAACTCAAGACACCACTGTAGGAGCTGAACAAAAGGTGGATGCAACCGGCCCAACCGGTTCTACGGTTGTTGCTGAAGGATCGAATGAAGCCGATAAAGGTATCGTCCCCGATGAACAAGTCGTCGTGCCTCCGACCGAACCTCATACCCTtccagatgatgag ACCGCTGGTGTAACGTCTTCTGCGGTCCAGCCTCCTGGAGGAGGCTCTGTCCTCCTTGGCACCCCGTCTAAACACGTCTCTCACCGCGAATCTGAAACCAACCTTGGTACATCCAGTAATGAGCGTACAGAGACAAGCGGGGGATACTCGGACATTAGCAATTCTGAAATGGTTGACGAAAGCacaggacaaggaggagatgaactCGGAGAAGATTATCTTGAGtatgatgacgaagaagatcgATTAATTGAACAAGGTGGAATTGGAATTCCCGTGGACGAG AATGGCAATCCGGCACCATTATTACCCCCCATAGCTGCCAAGCACCGTGGACGAAAGTGTCTCGTGCTCGATCTCGATGAAACCCTGTTACACAGTAGCTTCAAG GGCGAAAATCAGCAATTGCCCACAGCGGATTACATTGTACCGGTAGAGATTGAATCTCAAGTGCACAACGTTTATGTCATCAAGCGACCGGGTGTCGACCACTTTTTGACAGAAATGGCAAAGATATATGAGATTGTCGTGTTCACTGCTAGTTTGTCCAAG TACGCTGATCCCGTCCTTGACATGCTTGACGAGAACCGTGTCGTAGCCCATCGTCTGTTCCGTGAAAGCTGCTACAACCACAAAGGAAACTATGTCAAA GATTTATCCCAGCTCGGTCGTGACATCCAACactccatcatcattgacAATTCACCCGCCTCTTACATCTTCCACCCTAATAACGCCGTCCCTGTGTCCACTTGGTTCAGCGATCCCCACGATAGTGAATTGACCGATCTTTGCCCCTTCCTTGCAGACCTCGCCACTGTCGACGACGTTCGTGGTGTCCTTGATGGACGAATCTAG
- a CDS encoding U4/U6.U5 tri-snRNP-associated protein 1, variant, giving the protein MQARDKEEQDRLMYGEEDLAGLKVGHGVEEFEEGEDVILTLKDTGVLEGGEDELQNVNLVEDAAIKAARERKRKAQQAYTGYDDEEFDENRIGQRADVLGKYDEDFATGKVRTEGFRLGAPVEMKMKIQDEDEQMGIAPARKVKLHLDYTKEFEVSDYAKEGEAGFKKPKKKKAKRSTRRTEAEEDTMEVDGESTFTRRVVTDGPDNLVDDEDLQAALSRARRANAKKKPKIKPEDVAAQIAQRKQEEGEQVKEEDGEEDGRITFDETSEFARNVSLESRAISVKRERISPPPSGITPVTEAGPSEEPVMVKIERREEGEVDDEDDEMGEEDADLAEIAAREGMSLEEYREKIDRQMREMEEMKKEAKDEDEAEPTVGQGVAGVLALLRHQGALKARTAEDEERERVQKQKDLWLADYRRRMAQRELERIQARGGNKDQAQREWENRMREQQEARDALDIYKNYKPDVNIVYHDEFGRQMTPKEAWKSLSHKFHGKTSGRMKTEKRLKKIAEERKQLTMNSSDTPLGMTDAFSRRQQMTGEAHMILSVGNKQSVQAGSSKRR; this is encoded by the exons ATGCAAGCTCGAgacaaggaggagcaggacAGGCTGATgtatggagaagaagatctcgCGGGCCTTAAAGTTGGACACGGAGTAGAAgaatttgaagaaggagaggatgtgATCCTTACATTGAAGGATACTGGGGTgttggaaggtggagaggatgagttgCAAAACGTCAACCTTGTGGAAGATGCAGCGATCAAAGCTGCCAGGGAGAGAAAACGCAAGGCCCAGCAAGCGTACACGGgctatgatgatgaggagttTGACGAGAATCGAATTGGCCAGCGAGCGGATGTATTGGGCAAGTATGATGAAGACTTTGCCACCGGAAAGGTTAGGACGGAGGGATTCAGGCTTGGAGCACCTGtagagatgaagatgaagattcaggatgaggatgagcagATGGGCATTGCCCCAGCTCGAAAAGTCAAGCTCCATTTGGACTACACAAAAGAGTTTGAAGTGTCGGACTATGCCAAGGAAGGCGAGGCCGGGTTCAAGAAGCCCAAG aaaaagaaggccAAGCGATCTACCCGCCGTACtgaagcagaagaggacaCAATGGAAGTTGACGGCGAATCCACATTCACCCGAAGAGTCGTAACGGACGGCCCAGACAATCTTGTTGACGACGAAGACCTACAAGCTGCCCTTTCTCGTGCGAGACGTGCCAacgccaagaagaagcccaAGATCAAACCTGAAGATGTTGCCGCGCAGATTGCTCAGCGGAaacaagaggaaggagagcaagtcaaggaggaggatggagaggaggatgggagaaTCACCTTTGACGAAACGTCAGAATTTGCCAGAAACGTGTCTTTGGAGTCTCGGGCCATCTCTGTCAAACGAGAGCGTATTTCTCCCCCCCCATCCGGGATAACGCCTGTCACTGAGGCCGGTCCATCCGAAGAACCTGTCATGGTCAAAATTGAGCGTcgcgaagaaggagaggttgacgatgaggatgatgagatgggtgaagaagatgcggATCTCGCAGAAATTGCTGCTAGAGAAGGAATGTCACTTGAAGAGTATAGGGAAAAGATTGATAGGCAGATGagggaaatggaagagatgaaaaaggaagcGAAAGATGAA GATGAGGCCGAACCGACTGTTGGCCAAGGTGTGGCCGGTGTCTtggctcttcttcgacatcAAGGTGCCCTCAAAGCTCGCACAgccgaagacgaagagcgCGAGCGCGTgcaaaagcaaaaggaTTTGTGGCTTGCAGATTACCGTCGACGGATGGCCCAGCGCGAGTTGGAGAGGATTCAGGCGAGAGGCGGCAACAAGGATCAGGCACAGAGGGAATGGGAAAACAGAATGCGAGAGCAGCAAGAGGCGAGAGATGCTTTGGATATCTACAAGAACTACAAGCCTGATGTGAATATTGTGTATCACGATGAGTTCGGAAGGC AAATGACACCCAAAGAAGCGTGGAAGAGTCTTTCCCACAAGTTCCACGGCAAGACCTCAGGTCGAATGAAGACCGAAAAACGTCTCAAAAAGATTGCCGAGGAGCGCAAACAACTCACCATGAACTCCTCGGATACTCCTCTCGGTATGACTGACGCCTTCTCTCGCCGACAGCAAATGACCGGTGAGGCGCACATGATTTTGAGTGTTGGAAACAAGCAGTCGGTGCAGGCAGGTAGTAGCAAAAGGCGTTAG
- a CDS encoding U4/U6.U5 tri-snRNP-associated protein 1, with amino-acid sequence MSMNKESLTDEEAIQLRLQLGLSAPGAAAVDGAEPPVDTDAIAEENYAQRKAEMKREKEEKELKERIDKARNKSALNAKLKGTTLSAPSTDDSLDAKSWIKRQKKREKQRAREIAAMQARDKEEQDRLMYGEEDLAGLKVGHGVEEFEEGEDVILTLKDTGVLEGGEDELQNVNLVEDAAIKAARERKRKAQQAYTGYDDEEFDENRIGQRADVLGKYDEDFATGKVRTEGFRLGAPVEMKMKIQDEDEQMGIAPARKVKLHLDYTKEFEVSDYAKEGEAGFKKPKKKKAKRSTRRTEAEEDTMEVDGESTFTRRVVTDGPDNLVDDEDLQAALSRARRANAKKKPKIKPEDVAAQIAQRKQEEGEQVKEEDGEEDGRITFDETSEFARNVSLESRAISVKRERISPPPSGITPVTEAGPSEEPVMVKIERREEGEVDDEDDEMGEEDADLAEIAAREGMSLEEYREKIDRQMREMEEMKKEAKDEDEAEPTVGQGVAGVLALLRHQGALKARTAEDEERERVQKQKDLWLADYRRRMAQRELERIQARGGNKDQAQREWENRMREQQEARDALDIYKNYKPDVNIVYHDEFGRQMTPKEAWKSLSHKFHGKTSGRMKTEKRLKKIAEERKQLTMNSSDTPLGMTDAFSRRQQMTGEAHMILSVGNKQSVQAGSSKRR; translated from the exons ATGTCCATGAACAAGGAATCCCTCACAGATGAGGAAGCTATCCAGCTTCGTCTTCAACTTGGCCTTTCAGCTCCCGGCGCAGCTGCGGTAGACGGCGCCGAACCACCTGTCGACACAGATGCCATCGCGGAGGAGAACTATGCGCAAAGAAAAGCAGAAATGAAGcgcgagaaggaggagaaggagctcAAGGAGCGTATAGACAA AGCCCGTAACAAATCGGCCCTCAATGCCAAACTCAAAGGTACAACTCTTTCCGCTCCCTCGACGGACGATAGCCTTGATGCCAAGTCCTGGAtcaaaaggcaaaagaaaCGTGAAAAGCAACGTGCGCGAGAGATTGCTGCGATGCAAGCTCGAgacaaggaggagcaggacAGGCTGATgtatggagaagaagatctcgCGGGCCTTAAAGTTGGACACGGAGTAGAAgaatttgaagaaggagaggatgtgATCCTTACATTGAAGGATACTGGGGTgttggaaggtggagaggatgagttgCAAAACGTCAACCTTGTGGAAGATGCAGCGATCAAAGCTGCCAGGGAGAGAAAACGCAAGGCCCAGCAAGCGTACACGGgctatgatgatgaggagttTGACGAGAATCGAATTGGCCAGCGAGCGGATGTATTGGGCAAGTATGATGAAGACTTTGCCACCGGAAAGGTTAGGACGGAGGGATTCAGGCTTGGAGCACCTGtagagatgaagatgaagattcaggatgaggatgagcagATGGGCATTGCCCCAGCTCGAAAAGTCAAGCTCCATTTGGACTACACAAAAGAGTTTGAAGTGTCGGACTATGCCAAGGAAGGCGAGGCCGGGTTCAAGAAGCCCAAG aaaaagaaggccAAGCGATCTACCCGCCGTACtgaagcagaagaggacaCAATGGAAGTTGACGGCGAATCCACATTCACCCGAAGAGTCGTAACGGACGGCCCAGACAATCTTGTTGACGACGAAGACCTACAAGCTGCCCTTTCTCGTGCGAGACGTGCCAacgccaagaagaagcccaAGATCAAACCTGAAGATGTTGCCGCGCAGATTGCTCAGCGGAaacaagaggaaggagagcaagtcaaggaggaggatggagaggaggatgggagaaTCACCTTTGACGAAACGTCAGAATTTGCCAGAAACGTGTCTTTGGAGTCTCGGGCCATCTCTGTCAAACGAGAGCGTATTTCTCCCCCCCCATCCGGGATAACGCCTGTCACTGAGGCCGGTCCATCCGAAGAACCTGTCATGGTCAAAATTGAGCGTcgcgaagaaggagaggttgacgatgaggatgatgagatgggtgaagaagatgcggATCTCGCAGAAATTGCTGCTAGAGAAGGAATGTCACTTGAAGAGTATAGGGAAAAGATTGATAGGCAGATGagggaaatggaagagatgaaaaaggaagcGAAAGATGAA GATGAGGCCGAACCGACTGTTGGCCAAGGTGTGGCCGGTGTCTtggctcttcttcgacatcAAGGTGCCCTCAAAGCTCGCACAgccgaagacgaagagcgCGAGCGCGTgcaaaagcaaaaggaTTTGTGGCTTGCAGATTACCGTCGACGGATGGCCCAGCGCGAGTTGGAGAGGATTCAGGCGAGAGGCGGCAACAAGGATCAGGCACAGAGGGAATGGGAAAACAGAATGCGAGAGCAGCAAGAGGCGAGAGATGCTTTGGATATCTACAAGAACTACAAGCCTGATGTGAATATTGTGTATCACGATGAGTTCGGAAGGC AAATGACACCCAAAGAAGCGTGGAAGAGTCTTTCCCACAAGTTCCACGGCAAGACCTCAGGTCGAATGAAGACCGAAAAACGTCTCAAAAAGATTGCCGAGGAGCGCAAACAACTCACCATGAACTCCTCGGATACTCCTCTCGGTATGACTGACGCCTTCTCTCGCCGACAGCAAATGACCGGTGAGGCGCACATGATTTTGAGTGTTGGAAACAAGCAGTCGGTGCAGGCAGGTAGTAGCAAAAGGCGTTAG
- a CDS encoding carboxy-terminal domain RNA polymerase II polypeptide A small phosphatase, variant — protein MPTTRTEPPTVAPAISPQNTNTAGPAHTTSIDHNTSTTDTQQPSSGLQPSILPPVATPATQNLASTTEMTKDGGAAAAQPSTAQTTLPEPGTTSTSIKPTEGEQSKGTPLGNLSRRLSNKSPSTTASSAPQTTAEKADPKPASSHTQPTTSTSKTTVNTPASRSVNGATKSKTAPTSNTTAPKAGQKKKRKRKGLAGILLALGCLSVDEFEEEPSKPSSTTASVGAGKTAGAGATTGVSTKADESAKPGSGDAGMTSGALKAPNGSVAPAPSGPSAVKTQDTTVGAEQKVDATGPTGSTVVAEGSNEADKGIVPDEQVVVPPTEPHTLPDDETAGVTSSAVQPPGGGSVLLGTPSKHVSHRESETNLGTSSNERTETSGGYSDISNSEMVDESTGQGGDELGEDYLEYDDEEDRLIEQGGIGIPVDENGNPAPLLPPIAAKHRGRKCLVLDLDETLLHSSFKQLPTADYIVPVEIESQVHNVYVIKRPGVDHFLTEMAKIYEIVVFTASLSKYADPVLDMLDENRVVAHRLFRESCYNHKGNYVKDLSQLGRDIQHSIIIDNSPASYIFHPNNAVPVSTWFSDPHDSELTDLCPFLADLATVDDVRGVLDGRI, from the exons ATGCCCACAACGCGCACAGAGCCCCCCACTGTGGCACCAGCCATCAGTCCCCAAAACACAAACACCGCCGGACCCGCACACACAACATCCATCGACCACAACACGTCAACCACCGACACTCAGCAACCGTCCTCCGGCTTGCAACCTTCCATCCTGCCTCCTGTAGCCACTCCAGCGACACAGAATCTAGCTTCTACTACAGAAATGACCAAGGACGGAGGTGCAGCTGCAGCCCAGCCTTCCACGGCTCAGACAACTCTGCCTGAACCCGGTACAACGTCTACATCCATCAAGCCTACAGAAGGAGAGCAAAGCAAAGGTACCCCCCTGGGAAACTTGTCCCGTAGATTATCAAACAAGTCCCCATCGACTACCGCTTCCTCTGCACCCCAAACAACGGCTGAAAAAGCAGACCCAAAACCGGCTTCATCACACACTCAGCCTACCACCTCTACGTCAAAAACAACGGTTAACACGCCTGCATCCCGCAGTGTCAATGGAGCCACAAAGTCTAAGACAGCTCCTACATCGAATACAACTGCGCCCAAGGCcgggcaaaagaagaaaaggaagcgGAAGGGTTTGGCGGGCATTTTACTCGCGCTCGGATGTTTATCTGTTGATGAGTTTGAGGAGGAGCCAAGCAAACCTAGCAGCACGACTGCGAGTGTAGGGGCGGGTAAAACTGCCGGCGCTGGCGCTACAACGGGGGTGAGCACAAAAGCCGATGAGAGCGCCAAACCAGGGTCAGGTGATGCTGGCATGACCTCAGGTGCCTTGAAGGCACCGAACGGTAGCGTCGCACCTGCTCCGTCAGGCCCATCAGCAGTCAAAACTCAAGACACCACTGTAGGAGCTGAACAAAAGGTGGATGCAACCGGCCCAACCGGTTCTACGGTTGTTGCTGAAGGATCGAATGAAGCCGATAAAGGTATCGTCCCCGATGAACAAGTCGTCGTGCCTCCGACCGAACCTCATACCCTtccagatgatgag ACCGCTGGTGTAACGTCTTCTGCGGTCCAGCCTCCTGGAGGAGGCTCTGTCCTCCTTGGCACCCCGTCTAAACACGTCTCTCACCGCGAATCTGAAACCAACCTTGGTACATCCAGTAATGAGCGTACAGAGACAAGCGGGGGATACTCGGACATTAGCAATTCTGAAATGGTTGACGAAAGCacaggacaaggaggagatgaactCGGAGAAGATTATCTTGAGtatgatgacgaagaagatcgATTAATTGAACAAGGTGGAATTGGAATTCCCGTGGACGAG AATGGCAATCCGGCACCATTATTACCCCCCATAGCTGCCAAGCACCGTGGACGAAAGTGTCTCGTGCTCGATCTCGATGAAACCCTGTTACACAGTAGCTTCAAG CAATTGCCCACAGCGGATTACATTGTACCGGTAGAGATTGAATCTCAAGTGCACAACGTTTATGTCATCAAGCGACCGGGTGTCGACCACTTTTTGACAGAAATGGCAAAGATATATGAGATTGTCGTGTTCACTGCTAGTTTGTCCAAG TACGCTGATCCCGTCCTTGACATGCTTGACGAGAACCGTGTCGTAGCCCATCGTCTGTTCCGTGAAAGCTGCTACAACCACAAAGGAAACTATGTCAAA GATTTATCCCAGCTCGGTCGTGACATCCAACactccatcatcattgacAATTCACCCGCCTCTTACATCTTCCACCCTAATAACGCCGTCCCTGTGTCCACTTGGTTCAGCGATCCCCACGATAGTGAATTGACCGATCTTTGCCCCTTCCTTGCAGACCTCGCCACTGTCGACGACGTTCGTGGTGTCCTTGATGGACGAATCTAG